The following nucleotide sequence is from Thermosulfurimonas sp. F29.
CCGTATTGAATTTAAGAGTGAAGACGCACACCGGAAAAGATCCCTATCATATAGATACTGACGATCGAGGCCGTCCGGAAGAGTTGCCTACCGGAAACGGGCACTGGGGTATTTCTGCCGGGGTCACTTTAGTGAAGCGGAGTGATCCGGCGGTACTTTTCGGGGGTTTGACTTATTTTTACAATATCAAAAGGACAATTAAGGATTATGGAGAAGTTCGTCCGGGAGCCAGTTTAGACTTTAGTATAGGTATGGCTTATGCTCTTAACGAGAGATTTTCTACTAATATATTTTACGACCAGAAAATTTACAGCCGTACTAAAATCGATGGAAAAAAGCAACCCGATACAGATTTTAATGTAGCGATGCTTTACTTTGGGGCTTCTTATGTCCTGTCTCCACAGACTTCCCTTAATATCTCCATAGGTGTTGGACTTACAGATGATGCTCCCGATGTAAGTATAGAAATTCGCTTACCAATTAAGTTTTACCCAACTTTGACACCCCGGGCAAAAAAATTCTCTTGTATCAACGGTTTTCGGGCACACTACCTCCACGTTCCACAACAC
It contains:
- a CDS encoding transporter; this translates as YSWQEDSATREKTVTDEDIGDISFGISYQFLYEKGSWPDAVLNLRVKTHTGKDPYHIDTDDRGRPEELPTGNGHWGISAGVTLVKRSDPAVLFGGLTYFYNIKRTIKDYGEVRPGASLDFSIGMAYALNERFSTNIFYDQKIYSRTKIDGKKQPDTDFNVAMLYFGASYVLSPQTSLNISIGVGLTDDAPDVSIEIRLPIKFYPTLTPRAKKFSCINGFRAHYLHVPQHLLPLLPPAPFPAPSYPPP